In the Kribbella sp. NBC_00482 genome, one interval contains:
- the aspS gene encoding aspartate--tRNA ligase — protein sequence MIRTHSAGSLRAENAGQTVILAGWVARRRDHGGVAFIDLRDSTGTVQVVIRDEDAAHGLRSEYCLKVVGEVSPRPEGNANPNLPTGEIEVIATEVEVLNEAAPLPFPVEEHHATPVNEEIRLKYRYLDLRRQGPGSALRLRSEVNKAAREVLSKHDFVELETPTLTKSTPEGARDFLVPARLQPGSWYALPQSPQLFKQLLMVAGMERYYQIARCYRDEDFRADRQPEFTQLDIEMSFVDQDDIIALSEEILTALWKLVGYDVQTPIPRMTYGEAMARFGSDKPDLRMGLELVECTEYFKNTPFRVFQAPYVGAVVMPGGADQPRKQLDAWQEWAKQRGARGLAYVLVGQDGELAGPVAKNLSEEERAGIADHVGAKPGDCIFFAAGPVKTSRALLGAARLEIGRRGGLIDESTWSFVWVVDAPLFEPADDATAAGDVAVGSGAWTAVHHAFTSPKPDSLETFDTDPGSALAYAYDIVCNGNEIGGGSIRIHREDVQKRVFKVMGLTDEEAGEKFGFLLDAFKFGAPPHGGIAFGWDRITALLAGTESIRDVIAFPKSGGGFDPLTAAPAPITPEQRKEAGVDAKPEPKDK from the coding sequence GTGATCCGTACCCATTCCGCAGGCTCGTTGCGCGCGGAGAATGCCGGCCAAACCGTGATTCTGGCGGGCTGGGTGGCGCGGCGACGCGATCACGGCGGCGTGGCGTTCATCGACCTGCGCGACTCGACCGGCACCGTCCAGGTCGTGATCCGCGACGAGGACGCCGCGCACGGCCTGCGTTCGGAGTACTGCCTGAAGGTCGTCGGCGAGGTCTCGCCGCGCCCGGAGGGCAACGCGAACCCGAACCTGCCGACCGGCGAGATCGAGGTCATCGCGACCGAGGTCGAGGTGCTGAACGAGGCGGCGCCGCTGCCGTTCCCGGTCGAGGAGCACCACGCGACGCCGGTGAACGAGGAGATCCGGCTCAAGTACCGGTACCTCGACCTGCGCCGCCAAGGCCCGGGCTCGGCGCTGCGCCTGCGCAGCGAGGTGAACAAGGCCGCCCGCGAGGTGCTGTCGAAGCACGACTTCGTCGAGCTCGAGACGCCGACGCTGACAAAGTCGACGCCGGAAGGCGCGCGCGACTTCCTGGTCCCGGCCCGCCTGCAGCCGGGCAGCTGGTACGCGCTGCCGCAGTCGCCGCAGCTGTTCAAGCAGCTGCTGATGGTGGCCGGTATGGAGCGGTACTACCAGATCGCCCGCTGCTACCGCGACGAGGACTTCCGCGCCGACCGGCAGCCGGAGTTCACCCAGCTCGATATCGAGATGAGCTTCGTCGACCAGGACGACATCATCGCGCTGTCCGAGGAGATCCTCACCGCGCTCTGGAAGCTCGTCGGGTACGACGTGCAGACACCGATCCCGCGGATGACGTACGGCGAGGCGATGGCGCGGTTCGGCTCCGACAAGCCGGATCTGCGGATGGGCCTCGAGCTCGTCGAGTGCACGGAGTACTTCAAGAACACGCCGTTCCGGGTGTTCCAGGCGCCGTACGTCGGTGCCGTCGTGATGCCGGGTGGCGCCGACCAGCCGCGTAAGCAGCTGGATGCGTGGCAGGAGTGGGCCAAGCAGCGGGGCGCTCGCGGACTGGCCTACGTGCTGGTCGGTCAGGACGGCGAACTCGCCGGGCCGGTCGCGAAGAACCTGTCCGAGGAGGAGCGCGCGGGCATCGCCGACCACGTCGGCGCGAAGCCGGGCGACTGCATCTTCTTCGCCGCGGGTCCGGTGAAGACGTCGCGGGCGCTGCTCGGCGCGGCCCGGCTGGAGATCGGCCGTCGCGGCGGTCTGATCGACGAGTCGACCTGGTCGTTCGTGTGGGTCGTGGACGCGCCGCTGTTCGAGCCGGCTGACGACGCGACCGCCGCGGGAGATGTCGCGGTCGGGTCCGGCGCGTGGACCGCCGTACACCATGCCTTCACGTCGCCGAAGCCGGACTCGCTGGAGACGTTCGACACCGACCCGGGGTCGGCGCTGGCGTACGCGTACGACATCGTCTGCAACGGCAACGAGATCGGCGGCGGGTCGATCCGTATCCACCGCGAGGACGTGCAGAAGCGCGTCTTCAAGGTGATGGGCCTGACCGACGAGGAGGCTGGCGAGAAGTTCGGGTTCCTGCTCGACGCGTTCAAGTTCGGCGCGCCGCCGCACGGCGGGATCGCGTTCGGCTGGGACCGGATCACGGCGCTGCTGGCCGGCACCGAGTCGATCCGCGACGTGATCGCGTTCCCGAAGTCCGGCGGCGGGTTCGACCCGCTGACCGCGGCGCCGGCGCCGATCACGCCCGAGCAGCGCAAGGAAGCCGGCGTCGACGCCAAACCGGAGCCCAAAGACAAGTAG
- the hisS gene encoding histidine--tRNA ligase, translating into MSKVTPLSGFPEFLPSDRIVEQQFLDVIRETFELHGFASIETRAVEPVERLSNQGEDADKEIYGVRRLAAGADEDAALGLHFDLTVPFARYVLEHSGKLVFPFRRYQIQKVWRGERPQEGRYREFTQADIDIIDSGELPFHYEVELPLVIADAFRKLPIPPFRIQVNTRQIPEGFYRGLGIEDITGTLRIVDKLDKIGPDKVTDLLTTAGLSAETAKQVLRLAEISSTDASFADQVRALGVQHEVLDEGLERLSQIMTAANEHAPGLLVADLKIARGLDYYTGTVYETQLIGDEGYGSICSGGRYDSLASDGKTTYPGVGISIGVSRLVHRLISKGLLTASRRTPTAVLIALNSEDDRAEAMRTAIQLRGRGIAVEVAPAAAKFGKQIKFADRRGIPFVWFSTENGPEVKDIRSGEQVPADAATWAPPAEDLRPSVNTQEENS; encoded by the coding sequence ATGAGCAAGGTGACCCCTCTGAGCGGGTTTCCCGAATTCCTACCGTCGGACAGGATCGTCGAGCAGCAGTTCCTCGACGTGATCCGGGAGACGTTCGAGCTGCACGGTTTCGCGTCGATCGAGACCCGTGCGGTCGAGCCGGTCGAGCGGCTGTCCAATCAGGGCGAGGACGCCGACAAGGAGATCTACGGCGTACGGCGGCTCGCGGCCGGCGCGGACGAGGACGCGGCCCTCGGCCTGCACTTCGACCTGACCGTGCCGTTCGCCCGCTACGTGCTGGAGCACAGCGGCAAGCTGGTGTTCCCGTTCCGGCGCTACCAGATCCAGAAGGTGTGGCGCGGTGAGCGCCCGCAGGAGGGCCGGTACCGCGAGTTCACCCAGGCGGACATCGACATCATCGACAGCGGCGAACTGCCGTTCCACTACGAGGTCGAACTGCCGCTGGTGATCGCGGACGCGTTCCGGAAGCTGCCGATCCCGCCGTTCCGGATCCAGGTGAACACCCGGCAGATCCCGGAGGGCTTCTACCGCGGCCTCGGCATCGAGGACATCACCGGAACGCTCCGGATCGTCGACAAGCTGGACAAGATCGGCCCGGACAAGGTGACCGACCTGCTGACTACGGCCGGCCTGTCCGCGGAGACCGCGAAGCAGGTGCTGCGGCTGGCGGAGATCTCGTCGACGGACGCGTCGTTCGCGGATCAGGTACGGGCGCTCGGCGTACAGCACGAGGTCCTCGACGAGGGCCTCGAGCGGCTGTCGCAGATCATGACCGCGGCGAACGAGCACGCGCCCGGTCTGCTGGTCGCGGACCTGAAGATCGCCCGCGGTCTCGACTACTACACCGGCACGGTCTACGAGACGCAGCTGATCGGCGACGAGGGCTACGGGTCGATCTGCTCCGGCGGGCGGTACGACTCGCTGGCGTCCGACGGCAAGACGACGTACCCCGGTGTCGGGATCTCGATCGGTGTGTCGCGGCTGGTGCACCGCTTGATCAGCAAGGGATTGCTGACCGCCAGCCGCCGTACGCCGACGGCTGTGCTGATCGCGCTGAACTCGGAGGACGACCGGGCCGAGGCGATGCGGACGGCGATCCAGCTGCGCGGGCGGGGGATTGCGGTGGAGGTGGCGCCGGCTGCGGCCAAGTTCGGCAAGCAGATCAAGTTCGCCGATCGCCGCGGTATCCCGTTCGTCTGGTTCAGCACCGAGAACGGGCCCGAGGTGAAGGACATCCGCAGCGGCGAGCAGGTGCCCGCGGACGCCGCCACCTGGGCCCCGCCCGCCGAAGACCTACGACCAAGTGTCAACACGCAAGAGGAGAACTCGTGA
- a CDS encoding MBL fold metallo-hydrolase codes for MLIAGFPAGSWGTNCYVVATGQGAECIVVDPGQDATDGVVQVVRENKLKPVAVLLTHGHIDHMFSVLPVCGTYDATAWIHPDDRHLLADPMAGISPETARMLLGGDHTFAEPDDVAELKDGQSLELAGLNFTVDHTPGHTRGSVTFTTPYDGPEDVPAVLFSGDVLFAGSIGRTDLPGGDHPAMLHTLATKILPMRDEIVVLPGHGGQTTIGREKATNPYLQDLEIPNL; via the coding sequence GTGCTCATCGCCGGGTTCCCCGCGGGATCGTGGGGTACGAACTGCTACGTCGTCGCCACCGGCCAGGGCGCGGAATGCATCGTCGTCGACCCCGGTCAGGACGCGACCGACGGCGTCGTGCAGGTGGTCCGGGAGAACAAGCTGAAACCCGTCGCGGTGCTGCTCACGCACGGTCACATCGACCATATGTTCTCGGTCCTCCCGGTCTGCGGGACGTACGACGCGACCGCCTGGATCCACCCGGACGACCGGCACCTGCTCGCCGACCCGATGGCCGGGATCAGCCCGGAGACGGCGCGGATGCTGCTCGGCGGCGATCACACCTTCGCCGAGCCGGACGACGTCGCCGAGCTGAAGGACGGGCAGTCCCTGGAGCTCGCGGGACTGAACTTCACGGTCGACCACACCCCGGGTCACACCCGCGGGTCGGTCACCTTCACCACGCCGTACGACGGGCCGGAAGATGTGCCCGCGGTGCTGTTCTCCGGTGACGTGTTGTTCGCCGGGTCGATCGGCCGGACGGATCTGCCGGGCGGCGACCATCCGGCGATGCTGCATACGTTGGCCACCAAGATCCTGCCGATGCGCGACGAGATCGTCGTCCTGCCGGGTCATGGTGGCCAGACCACGATCGGCCGGGAGAAGGCGACCAACCCCTACTTGCAGGACCTGGAGATACCGAACTTATGA
- a CDS encoding DUF349 domain-containing protein translates to MAGENWGRVAEDGTVFVRTKDGERAVGQWPDANPEEALAFYTRRYDALAFEVELLEQRVQAGTVSPDDARAAVKKVTGAIEDAQAVGDLDGLLTRLEALTPLVAQQRERRKAERAAKVEEARSAKTKIATEAETIAAGTDWRHGVTRLRELLDEWKALPRLDKSSDDELWHRFSSARTTYTRHRKQHFAELSSKREEAALVKERLAAEAETLASSNEWGPTSGRFRDLMRQWKAAGPAPREVDDKLWARFRAAQDLFFGARDAVQAEENAEQVDNLRAKEALLAEIETILPVSDAKSAREQLRDYLDRWDQIGKVPRDSMRAVDGRLRAVEQAVKAAEDEVWNRSNPEARARAEATVKQLQSLISDLEKQASKFETQGNTRKATEAREAIAARREWLTQAQNALTDFS, encoded by the coding sequence GTGGCCGGAGAGAACTGGGGCCGGGTAGCCGAGGACGGAACGGTCTTCGTCAGGACGAAGGACGGTGAACGGGCAGTCGGCCAGTGGCCGGACGCGAACCCCGAGGAAGCCCTCGCCTTCTACACCCGCCGGTACGACGCGCTGGCATTCGAGGTCGAGCTGCTGGAGCAGCGGGTCCAGGCCGGCACGGTGTCTCCGGACGACGCCCGCGCCGCGGTCAAGAAGGTCACCGGCGCGATCGAGGACGCCCAGGCCGTCGGCGACCTGGACGGCCTGCTGACCCGCCTCGAGGCGCTCACTCCCCTGGTCGCGCAGCAGCGTGAACGGCGCAAGGCCGAACGGGCCGCCAAGGTCGAGGAAGCGCGCTCCGCCAAGACCAAGATCGCCACCGAGGCCGAGACGATCGCGGCCGGCACCGACTGGCGCCACGGCGTCACCCGGCTGCGCGAGCTCCTCGACGAGTGGAAGGCACTCCCCCGGCTCGACAAGTCCAGCGACGACGAGCTCTGGCACCGGTTCTCCTCTGCGCGTACGACGTACACGCGGCATCGCAAGCAGCACTTCGCGGAGCTGTCCTCCAAGCGTGAAGAGGCCGCCCTGGTGAAGGAGCGGCTCGCCGCCGAGGCGGAGACGCTCGCCTCGTCGAACGAATGGGGCCCGACCTCCGGGCGCTTCCGGGACCTGATGCGGCAGTGGAAGGCCGCCGGGCCGGCACCACGCGAGGTGGACGACAAGCTGTGGGCGCGGTTCCGGGCCGCGCAGGACCTGTTCTTCGGCGCGCGGGACGCCGTACAGGCCGAGGAGAACGCCGAGCAGGTGGACAACCTGCGGGCCAAGGAAGCGCTGCTGGCCGAGATCGAGACCATCCTGCCGGTGTCGGACGCGAAGTCGGCGCGAGAGCAGCTCCGGGACTACCTGGACCGCTGGGACCAGATCGGCAAGGTCCCGCGGGACTCGATGCGCGCCGTCGACGGACGCCTGCGTGCCGTCGAGCAGGCCGTGAAGGCAGCCGAGGACGAGGTCTGGAACCGCAGCAACCCCGAGGCCCGCGCCCGCGCCGAGGCAACGGTCAAGCAACTCCAGTCATTGATCTCAGACCTGGAGAAGCAGGCCAGCAAGTTCGAGACCCAGGGCAACACCCGCAAGGCCACCGAAGCCCGAGAAGCCATCGCCGCCCGCCGAGAATGGCTAACCCAAGCCCAAAACGCCCTAACCGACTTCAGCTAA
- a CDS encoding GrpB family protein, with the protein MPFPDELGPAIAVVDYNPDWPSEFKHLAGRLHAAVGDRAVAIDHIGSTSVPGLAAKNCIDAQIRVPALAPDLVDLLESAGFRCRPEPWNHTETSYGQACEKLVFAPPVGERATNVHVRVTTGPNTRYALLFRDYLRADPEARQAWGAFKQRLAQSVPDLADYGQIKAPATNLLMTAAEHWATQTTWTIP; encoded by the coding sequence ATGCCTTTCCCGGATGAGCTCGGTCCTGCGATAGCCGTCGTCGACTACAACCCGGACTGGCCGTCCGAGTTCAAGCACCTCGCCGGCCGATTGCATGCTGCGGTAGGCGATCGGGCTGTCGCCATCGACCACATCGGCTCCACGTCCGTCCCCGGTCTCGCCGCGAAGAACTGCATCGACGCACAGATCCGCGTACCCGCGCTCGCTCCGGATCTGGTCGATCTCCTCGAGTCCGCCGGTTTCCGCTGCCGCCCCGAACCGTGGAACCACACTGAAACGTCGTACGGACAGGCCTGCGAAAAGCTCGTCTTCGCCCCACCGGTGGGAGAACGCGCCACCAACGTCCACGTCCGCGTCACCACCGGCCCGAACACCCGCTATGCCCTGCTCTTCCGCGACTACCTCCGTGCCGACCCAGAAGCCCGGCAGGCCTGGGGCGCCTTCAAACAACGCCTCGCCCAATCCGTCCCCGACCTCGCCGACTACGGCCAGATCAAAGCCCCCGCCACCAACCTCCTCATGACCGCCGCCGAACACTGGGCAACCCAAACCACCTGGACCATCCCCTGA
- a CDS encoding papain-like cysteine protease family protein has translation MRRLRSRPRRSWSLLLATFLGLVTLAPLAPPASAAPSSYYLNVTGQAQQKSNWCWAASGNSIAAFYGRTYSQNQFCNLAFGYSMNGTCPNNQATLGNDQNAFRAIGISAGSYVSSTLAFNTLVTEIAAGRPVMTRIGWTSGGGHMMDIIGYDASDSTIEYYNPWPDDPRYNYSSYNWYRSNSQFTWTHSLYRIGA, from the coding sequence ATGCGCAGGCTCCGCTCTAGGCCTCGTCGCAGTTGGTCGTTGCTCCTGGCCACATTCCTCGGTTTGGTGACGCTGGCACCGCTCGCTCCGCCGGCCTCGGCCGCGCCCAGCAGCTACTACCTGAACGTCACCGGCCAGGCCCAGCAGAAGTCGAACTGGTGCTGGGCCGCGAGCGGCAACAGCATCGCCGCGTTCTACGGCCGCACGTACTCGCAGAACCAGTTCTGCAACCTTGCCTTCGGCTACTCCATGAACGGCACCTGCCCGAACAACCAGGCCACGCTCGGCAACGACCAGAACGCGTTCCGGGCGATCGGGATCAGCGCCGGCAGTTACGTCTCGTCCACGCTCGCCTTCAACACGCTCGTCACCGAGATCGCCGCCGGCCGCCCGGTGATGACGCGGATCGGCTGGACGTCGGGCGGCGGCCACATGATGGACATCATCGGGTACGACGCGTCCGACTCGACGATCGAGTATTACAACCCGTGGCCGGACGACCCGCGCTACAACTACTCGTCCTACAACTGGTACCGGTCCAACTCGCAGTTCACGTGGACGCATTCCCTGTACCGGATCGGAGCCTGA
- a CDS encoding RelA/SpoT family protein, producing the protein MTSAVPDAVPQEPPRAPSPVRPAPVSPPPASQPPRIAPARVRARLARLGGTRHPNRAPMLEPLFRVVRATHPKADLAMIERAYRTAEKYHTGQMRKSGDAYITHPLAVATILAELGMTATTLCAALLHDTVEDTPYTVEDLTRDFGEEIAMLVDGVTKLDKVRYGESAQAETIRKMVVAMSKDIRVLVIKLSDRLHNMRTLGSLRQEKQERIARETLEIYAPLAHRLGMNTIKWELEDLAFSTLHPKVYDEIVRLVAERAPSRDEYLATVIDQVHEDLRLAKVKATVTGRPKHYYSIYQKMIVRGREFGDIYDLVGIRVLVESVRDCYAALGIMHARWNPVPGRFKDYIAMPKFNMYQSLHTTVIGPQGKPVELQIRSFSMHRRAEYGIAAHWKYKEDPSSVAPATPSTEIGGPNDMPWVRQLVDWQRETSDPSEFLDSLRFEINNAEVYVFTPRGDVMSLPTGSSPVDFAYAVHTEVGHRCIGARVNGRLVPLESTLENGDVVEVFTSKAQGAGPSRDWLTFVKSPRARNKIKHWFSKERRDEAIEHGKDAIAKQLRKEGLPLQRLLSHETLTAVANSLRYPDVTGLYAAVGEQHVSAQAVVRRLIETYGGEEGAAEDLAEGMRLPASKERRKRTARGDAGVIVKGATDVLSKLARCCTPVPGDEIIGWITRGAGVSVHRADCANVENLKTQPERIVEVEWAPTAQSVFLVAIQVEALDRARLLSDITRVLSDYHVNILSAALTTTRDRIAKSRFTFEMGDPTHLGHVLKAVRSVEGVFDVYRVTQ; encoded by the coding sequence ATGACATCTGCGGTGCCGGATGCCGTACCGCAGGAGCCGCCGCGCGCGCCGTCACCGGTGCGCCCGGCTCCCGTGTCGCCGCCGCCTGCGTCCCAGCCGCCGCGGATCGCGCCGGCCCGGGTCCGCGCCCGGCTCGCCCGCCTCGGCGGTACCCGGCACCCGAACCGGGCGCCGATGCTCGAGCCGCTGTTCCGGGTGGTCCGCGCGACCCACCCGAAGGCCGATCTCGCCATGATCGAGCGCGCCTACCGGACCGCGGAGAAGTACCACACCGGCCAGATGCGCAAGAGCGGCGACGCGTACATCACGCATCCGCTCGCGGTCGCCACCATCCTCGCCGAGCTCGGTATGACCGCGACCACGCTCTGCGCCGCGCTGCTCCACGACACCGTCGAGGACACGCCGTACACGGTGGAGGATCTGACCCGCGACTTCGGCGAAGAGATCGCCATGCTGGTCGACGGCGTCACCAAGCTCGACAAGGTGCGTTACGGCGAGTCCGCGCAGGCCGAGACCATCCGCAAGATGGTCGTCGCGATGTCCAAGGACATCCGGGTGCTGGTCATCAAGCTGTCCGACCGGCTGCACAACATGCGCACACTCGGCTCGCTGCGCCAGGAGAAGCAGGAGCGGATCGCCCGCGAGACGCTGGAGATCTACGCCCCGCTGGCACACCGGCTCGGTATGAACACGATCAAGTGGGAGCTCGAGGACCTGGCGTTCTCGACCCTGCACCCGAAGGTGTACGACGAGATCGTCCGGCTGGTCGCCGAGCGCGCGCCGTCCCGCGACGAGTACCTGGCGACCGTGATCGACCAGGTGCACGAGGACCTGCGGCTCGCCAAGGTGAAGGCGACGGTCACCGGCCGTCCGAAGCACTACTACTCGATCTACCAGAAGATGATCGTCCGCGGCCGCGAGTTCGGCGACATCTACGACCTGGTCGGCATCCGGGTCCTGGTCGAGTCGGTCCGGGACTGCTACGCCGCCCTGGGCATCATGCACGCGCGGTGGAACCCGGTCCCCGGCCGGTTCAAGGACTACATCGCGATGCCGAAGTTCAACATGTACCAGTCGCTGCACACCACGGTGATCGGCCCGCAGGGCAAGCCGGTGGAGCTGCAGATCCGGTCGTTCTCCATGCACCGCCGCGCGGAGTACGGCATCGCCGCGCACTGGAAGTACAAGGAGGACCCGTCCTCGGTCGCGCCGGCCACGCCGAGCACCGAGATCGGCGGGCCCAACGACATGCCGTGGGTGCGGCAGCTCGTCGACTGGCAGCGGGAGACCTCCGACCCGTCGGAGTTCCTCGACTCGCTGCGGTTCGAGATCAACAACGCCGAGGTCTACGTCTTCACCCCGCGCGGCGACGTGATGTCGCTGCCGACCGGATCGTCGCCGGTCGACTTCGCGTACGCCGTGCACACCGAGGTCGGCCACCGCTGTATCGGCGCCCGCGTCAACGGCCGCCTGGTGCCGCTGGAGAGCACCCTCGAGAACGGTGACGTCGTCGAGGTCTTCACCTCGAAGGCGCAGGGCGCGGGTCCGTCGCGGGACTGGCTCACGTTCGTCAAGAGCCCGCGTGCGCGGAACAAGATCAAGCACTGGTTCTCCAAGGAGCGCCGCGACGAGGCGATCGAGCACGGCAAGGACGCGATCGCGAAGCAGCTCCGCAAGGAGGGCCTGCCGCTGCAGCGCCTGCTGTCGCACGAGACCCTGACCGCGGTCGCGAACTCCCTGCGGTATCCGGACGTCACCGGTCTGTACGCCGCCGTCGGCGAGCAGCACGTGAGCGCGCAGGCCGTCGTACGGCGTCTCATCGAGACGTACGGCGGCGAGGAAGGTGCGGCCGAGGACCTTGCCGAGGGCATGCGACTGCCGGCCAGCAAGGAGCGGCGGAAGCGGACCGCGCGCGGCGACGCCGGTGTCATCGTCAAGGGCGCGACCGACGTGCTGTCGAAGCTGGCCCGGTGCTGCACACCGGTGCCGGGCGACGAGATCATCGGCTGGATCACCCGCGGTGCGGGCGTCTCGGTGCACCGGGCCGACTGCGCGAACGTGGAGAACCTGAAGACCCAGCCCGAGCGCATCGTCGAGGTCGAGTGGGCGCCGACGGCGCAGTCGGTCTTCCTGGTCGCGATCCAGGTCGAGGCGCTGGACCGGGCGCGTTTGCTGTCGGACATCACCCGGGTGCTGTCGGACTACCACGTGAACATCCTGTCCGCGGCCCTCACCACGACCCGCGACCGGATCGCGAAGTCCCGCTTCACCTTCGAAATGGGCGATCCGACCCACCTCGGCCACGTCCTGAAGGCAGTCCGCTCGGTAGAGGGCGTCTTCGACGTCTACCGCGTCACGCAGTAG
- a CDS encoding adenine phosphoribosyltransferase, translating to MRSLEQVLADGIRDIPDYPQAGVVFKDITPLLADHTGFGQVVEALAAAGTDDDGRPVVDKVVGIEARGFILAAPVALALGAGFVPVRKKGKLPAATYEESYALEYGEATIEVHQDAFAPGDRVLVIDDVLATGGTVEACLRLIRRCGAEVLGTAVLLELSFLPGRKRLEGEALTALLTV from the coding sequence ATGCGGTCGCTCGAGCAGGTGCTCGCGGACGGAATCCGCGACATTCCGGACTACCCGCAGGCGGGGGTGGTGTTCAAGGACATCACCCCGCTGCTGGCCGACCACACCGGCTTCGGTCAGGTCGTGGAGGCACTGGCGGCAGCCGGGACAGACGACGACGGCCGGCCGGTCGTCGACAAGGTGGTCGGGATCGAGGCGCGCGGGTTCATCCTCGCGGCCCCGGTCGCGCTCGCGCTCGGCGCCGGGTTCGTGCCGGTGCGGAAGAAGGGGAAGTTGCCGGCGGCGACGTACGAGGAGTCGTACGCGCTGGAGTACGGCGAGGCGACGATCGAGGTGCACCAGGACGCGTTCGCTCCCGGTGACCGCGTCCTCGTCATCGACGACGTCCTGGCCACCGGCGGCACGGTCGAGGCCTGTCTGCGGCTGATCCGCCGCTGCGGCGCCGAGGTCCTCGGTACGGCGGTGCTGCTGGAGCTGTCCTTCCTCCCGGGCCGCAAGCGCCTCGAAGGCGAAGCTCTTACGGCCCTCCTCACGGTCTGA
- the secF gene encoding protein translocase subunit SecF, which translates to MSKLGQIGAKLHRGDVSYDFIGHRKFWFGLSIALVVISMGGLFVRGLALGIEFKGGVEYEAKVKVTDNTVQDFGDAVKATNAKDLGDPVVTTINDEKVRVQTKPLAQADIGTVRAAIAKEAGVPTEQVTSQQIGASWGQQIADKAILALIVFLVLVFGVIWLYFREAKASMAAIIALIHDVTITVGVYALIGFDVTPATVIGVLTILGYSLYDTVVVFDKVRENTRGITGSNRYTYSDATNLAVNQTVVRSINTTVTALLPVGAILVVGTVVLGTGPLKDLSLALFVGIAVGAYSSIFIAPSLLAVFKEREPGMQALNKRVTAKKAQLAAAAANAAAPVGVATAGAPAGAAARSDVQDTPRQDSSRKADRATGAAPTPSSRPMKAAAAGRPQPTRKPRSKRGK; encoded by the coding sequence ATGTCGAAGCTCGGACAGATCGGTGCCAAGCTGCACCGCGGTGACGTCTCCTACGATTTCATCGGCCACCGCAAGTTCTGGTTCGGCCTCTCGATCGCCCTGGTCGTGATCTCGATGGGCGGCCTGTTCGTGCGCGGCCTGGCGCTCGGTATCGAGTTCAAGGGCGGCGTCGAGTACGAGGCCAAGGTCAAGGTCACCGACAACACCGTGCAGGACTTCGGCGACGCCGTGAAGGCGACCAACGCCAAGGACCTCGGCGACCCGGTCGTCACCACGATCAACGACGAGAAGGTCCGGGTCCAGACCAAGCCGCTGGCCCAGGCCGACATCGGGACGGTGCGCGCGGCGATCGCCAAGGAGGCCGGCGTACCGACCGAGCAGGTCACCTCGCAGCAGATCGGCGCCTCCTGGGGCCAGCAGATCGCCGACAAGGCGATCCTGGCGCTGATCGTGTTCCTGGTCCTCGTGTTCGGAGTGATCTGGCTGTACTTCCGGGAAGCCAAGGCGTCGATGGCCGCGATCATCGCGCTGATCCACGACGTCACGATCACGGTCGGTGTGTACGCGCTGATCGGCTTCGACGTCACGCCGGCGACGGTGATCGGCGTACTGACGATTCTCGGTTACTCGCTGTACGACACCGTCGTGGTGTTCGACAAGGTCCGGGAGAACACCCGCGGCATCACCGGGTCGAACCGCTACACCTACTCGGACGCGACCAACCTCGCCGTCAACCAGACCGTGGTCCGGTCGATCAACACCACGGTCACCGCCTTGCTGCCGGTGGGCGCGATCCTGGTCGTCGGCACGGTAGTGCTCGGCACCGGCCCGCTGAAGGACCTGTCGCTGGCGCTGTTCGTCGGTATCGCCGTCGGTGCGTACTCCTCGATCTTCATCGCTCCGTCGCTGCTCGCGGTCTTCAAGGAGCGCGAGCCGGGCATGCAGGCGCTGAACAAGCGGGTGACCGCGAAGAAGGCGCAGCTCGCTGCCGCTGCCGCCAACGCTGCTGCCCCGGTGGGTGTGGCGACGGCCGGTGCACCGGCGGGTGCCGCCGCGCGTTCCGACGTACAGGACACCCCGCGGCAGGACTCGTCGCGGAAGGCGGACCGGGCGACCGGGGCGGCTCCGACGCCGTCGTCGCGGCCGATGAAGGCGGCGGCCGCTGGGCGTCCGCAGCCGACGCGCAAGCCGCGGTCGAAGCGCGGTAAGTGA